The following nucleotide sequence is from Candidatus Acidiferrales bacterium.
CTCAAGTTCTGCACTCGATGAAATGCTATTCCTCGGTGGCGGCGATCCCTGAGCCGGTGGATCTGGCGATCCTGGTGGTGCCGCGTGATGCTGTGCTGGAGGCGGTGGACGACTGCGGCAGGAAGGGCGTCAAAGGACTGGTGGTGATCACCGCCGGTTTCAAAGAGACCGGCCCGGAGGGAGCGAAGCTCGAAGCCGAGCTTAAGCAAAAATTGGGCATCTATGGCATGCGCATGGTCGGCCCGAATTGCATGGGCGTGATCAATACCGACCCGGATTGCCGCCTGGACGCTACCTTTTCCCCGACTTTTCCGCTCGACGGCAACGCGGCCTTCGTTTCGCAATCGGGCGCCCTGGGGGTTGTCATTTTGAATCTTGCCCGCGAGGTGAATCTCGGCCTTTCCTATTTCATCAGCATGGGGAACAAGACCGACACCTCCGGCAACGATTTTCTCGAGTATTGGGCCGAGGACCCCCGCACCAACTTGATCTTGATGTACCTGGAATCCTTCGGCAACCCGCGGAAGTTTGTGCAGATTACCCGGGCGCTGACCAAGCAGAAGCCCATCCTGGTGGTGAAATCGGGCCGGACGGTAGCCGGGGCCCGCGCCGCCGTTTCTCACACCGGCGCCCTGGCCGGCACCGACGTCTTGATTGATGCCATGCTCGATCAGTGCGGTGTGATTCGCGCTGGGTCGGTGGAAGAACTTTTTGACCTGGGGATTGCCTTTGCCAAAAATCCCTTGCCGGAAGGGAACCGCGTCGCCGTGCTGACGAACGCGGGCGGCCCGGCGATCCTGGCCACCGACGCGCTCGTCGGCCATGGGCTGAAGATGGCCTCCCTTCTGCCGGAAACGACGCGGCGACTCAAGCAACGCCTCCCCGCCGAGGCGGCGGTGATAAATCCAGTGGACATGTTGCCGGCCGGCGATGCCCCGATGTACGAGTACGCCAGCGACTTGCTTCTTCGCGACCCGGGCGTGGACTCGCTGGTCGTCGTGTTTGTGCCGCCGCTGATGGTGCACGCCATGGATGTGGCCCGAGCGGTGGAAAGCGTTCGCCGACGCTACGCCAAGCCCATGGTCGGCGTGTTTATGGCGCCGGAAGAATTTCGCGCCGAGCTGCGCCAGGCCATGCCCGACCACATGCCGATGTATCCCTTCCCGGAAGCAGCCGCCCGCGGCCTGGCCGCGCTCGAGCGCTACCGCCATTGGCGC
It contains:
- a CDS encoding acetate--CoA ligase family protein, producing MSSPLDAILRPKSVAVVGASARQNSLSYQILHNLIEYGFTGLIYPVNPKAQVLHSMKCYSSVAAIPEPVDLAILVVPRDAVLEAVDDCGRKGVKGLVVITAGFKETGPEGAKLEAELKQKLGIYGMRMVGPNCMGVINTDPDCRLDATFSPTFPLDGNAAFVSQSGALGVVILNLAREVNLGLSYFISMGNKTDTSGNDFLEYWAEDPRTNLILMYLESFGNPRKFVQITRALTKQKPILVVKSGRTVAGARAAVSHTGALAGTDVLIDAMLDQCGVIRAGSVEELFDLGIAFAKNPLPEGNRVAVLTNAGGPAILATDALVGHGLKMASLLPETTRRLKQRLPAEAAVINPVDMLPAGDAPMYEYASDLLLRDPGVDSLVVVFVPPLMVHAMDVARAVESVRRRYAKPMVGVFMAPEEFRAELRQAMPDHMPMYPFPEAAARGLAALERYRHWRAKPLGQVRHFHLNRERVATVFERVRAAGRAQLHLDEAFAVAEACGIPLARYKVCHSAEAAEKAAAEIGLPVALKIASGDVVHKTEAGGVALGLATAEQVTRAYAGMVRQAHHKLAPPGGEGRVIVQAMVPGGLAPHSAGRETILGVTADPHYGPVLMFGLGGIFVETLRDVVFRMVPITDADADEMIRQIRGHALLEGVRAQPPVAFGILRESLERLSQLVAEFPEIVEVDINPFFASPDPQMCRAVDVRIRINL